From one Butyricimonas faecihominis genomic stretch:
- a CDS encoding FecR family protein: MEEVENKINEARRIARQIEQALSNGDWEQVAPDSPRLREEVGIPARLHENIKRHDSFDTEKALNKFIAATRPARRLSVVYKYAAAVACLVMLGVGYYFYQTTGGTDPRSGLLAQSAYLVLDDGKQVELNRQMQMDYNGLRIINTNEGKVSFQHEKESAHVSPNKLVVPEGTEYTLQLSDGTNVHLNAGSTLVFPSVFGKDARVVELSGEGYFDVTHSGVPFIVKSKSMDVRVLGTTFNMTAYPEDPVVTTTLLTGKVAVTCHSQTDTTTRTTVLTPGLQARFQPREGVLQVDSVDVEEQTAWRRGEFTFEDVDLGSIMTIIGRSFALNVTFDDPELQDIKCFISIQRDKGYEDILKIIHMATGVKFKKDGNEIRVYK; this comes from the coding sequence ATGGAAGAAGTCGAAAATAAAATAAACGAAGCCCGAAGGATCGCCCGACAGATAGAACAGGCACTATCGAACGGTGATTGGGAACAAGTGGCGCCCGATTCCCCCCGACTCCGCGAGGAGGTGGGAATCCCCGCACGGCTGCATGAAAATATAAAACGACACGACAGTTTCGACACGGAAAAAGCGTTAAACAAATTCATCGCCGCCACACGTCCCGCACGACGGTTGTCCGTGGTCTACAAATACGCGGCTGCCGTGGCCTGCCTCGTGATGTTGGGAGTAGGGTACTACTTTTACCAAACCACCGGGGGAACAGACCCGCGATCCGGTTTGCTGGCACAAAGTGCCTATCTCGTACTAGATGACGGGAAACAGGTCGAACTGAACCGGCAAATGCAAATGGACTACAACGGGTTAAGGATCATCAACACGAACGAAGGAAAGGTCTCTTTCCAACACGAGAAGGAGTCAGCCCACGTCTCTCCCAACAAACTGGTCGTTCCGGAAGGCACGGAGTACACTCTCCAGTTAAGTGACGGGACAAACGTTCATCTGAACGCGGGTAGCACGCTTGTTTTCCCGTCCGTGTTCGGGAAAGATGCCCGTGTCGTTGAACTTTCCGGGGAAGGCTATTTCGACGTGACACATTCCGGTGTTCCCTTTATCGTGAAAAGCAAGTCAATGGATGTCAGGGTACTCGGAACCACGTTCAACATGACAGCTTATCCCGAGGATCCGGTAGTGACCACCACCCTGTTAACCGGGAAAGTTGCCGTTACCTGCCATTCCCAGACGGACACGACAACACGGACAACCGTGCTAACCCCCGGATTGCAAGCCCGATTCCAACCGCGGGAAGGCGTGTTGCAAGTGGATTCCGTGGACGTGGAAGAGCAAACAGCTTGGCGCAGAGGCGAATTTACATTCGAAGATGTCGATCTGGGTAGCATCATGACCATCATCGGGAGAAGTTTCGCCTTGAACGTCACGTTTGACGACCCGGAACTACAAGATATAAAATGCTTTATCTCCATTCAACGAGACAAAGGATATGAAGACATTTTGAAAATTATTCACATGGCCACGGGCGTCAAGTTCAAAAAGGACGGGAACGAAATCCGGGTATATAAATAA
- a CDS encoding SusC/RagA family TonB-linked outer membrane protein, producing the protein MGARKFILLTIFVVLLGTSREVWAQKISIHMNNATLEEVLKKIKKKTKYDMMYQMKDVKEIDSRRSVHFDETELQEVLTFCLQGLPLDFRIYNQTIIITKKNTVPIPAMRTIKGVIRDEDGITLPSATILVKGSNRGTISDKNGQFSIRIPEGENTILITSYVGKKTCYTPITRDDSYSIILETDVSEVEDVIVNGYQVIAKNEMTGATSTVNAKEIRTPGATSLEAAFQGTLNGLEIMIPSGNIGSTGRMKVRGTSTIIGNPEPLIVVDGIIRENIWPFDRNTLYDLLNENDLSNSARSSIMGNNLSGINVDDIASITLLKDVSATAIYGIRASNGVIVITTKQGRSDQPSVRFRSDITFSPIPTYRNAKVMNSAQRVKLSKEMIEAGIPLPSFPDGIGYEAAYMKMINKEISHAEFNEEVTRLEKTNTDWFKALGRTAISQNYHVSFNSGKDGMAYYSSFGYRKENSAYIGNDRETFTGMLNFNYNSSPKFKIAVNLSGYHIATSGYYTGINPEQYALTTSRTVTSDQFYTKGKATSLSYRKNGIYQFVRNSVHFNMLHELQHTGNDNKTSEVNVNAQFTWNLLPYLNITVTPAYSQGTNDSQLWADAQSWNVALLRGCDYNATLPEEVQNLMEYISPLPTGGILDYTRHTRRSLTVKGQINFRKTWGEGTFHSITATLGIETRKNKYDGKQGIEWGYVRGKRSTLLQDYRSPADKFQQVKEQFPGIELVESSDTPETEHDMTLVDRVENTFSEYGTIGYTYDSRYTVCINVRNDASNRFGKHTNNRFYPVWSTGARWDMHQEKWFPTKPWLNASTLRVSYGKQGNVVSNVSPKALVSHVPSDPITDESYLQLEQLPNPDLKWEKTLSWNVGIDLSLFQNSMEVSFDYYKKETSDIVVEKEIPIENGFRKMYINSGAIDSEGYELQVKLSPLSTRDWSWTVNFTAAYMKDILKRSYTDEPALERFTNGNAALDGFPVSGFWSIPFIGLSPKNGAPLFAVMDQVGGEMQKVSGSLLDYLVYSGDSEPRVSGGISTTVRYKRFTLNAVFNYQLGHYKRLNPFITSSNNGMLSIPGADVNASTELLNRWQQPGDETRTRIPALSTRDEDVSQYLPDNSLSLGNYNTVYRYSLYNRSTERVVSASHLRCNRISLNYQTKIPRVAEINLGITVTNPFIIKNHRLGDQDPEVMSMNADSYTPTMKRQQNYSISAEFIF; encoded by the coding sequence ATGGGTGCTAGAAAATTCATTCTCTTGACAATTTTTGTGGTCCTGTTGGGGACTTCAAGGGAAGTATGGGCTCAAAAAATCAGCATTCACATGAATAACGCCACGCTGGAAGAGGTGTTGAAAAAGATTAAGAAAAAGACAAAATATGACATGATGTACCAGATGAAAGATGTAAAAGAAATCGACAGCCGCCGATCCGTTCATTTTGACGAAACGGAGCTACAGGAAGTCCTGACCTTCTGCCTGCAAGGACTCCCGCTGGATTTTCGCATCTATAATCAAACCATCATTATCACGAAAAAGAACACGGTTCCCATCCCCGCAATGCGTACCATAAAGGGAGTCATCCGGGACGAGGACGGGATCACGCTCCCCTCGGCCACCATTTTGGTGAAAGGAAGTAACCGGGGAACTATTTCAGACAAAAACGGACAATTCTCTATCCGGATTCCGGAAGGAGAAAACACGATACTCATCACGAGTTACGTGGGCAAAAAGACCTGTTACACCCCGATCACGCGAGATGATTCATACTCGATTATCTTAGAGACAGATGTTTCGGAAGTGGAAGACGTGATCGTGAACGGCTACCAAGTCATCGCCAAAAACGAAATGACCGGAGCGACCTCCACGGTCAACGCCAAAGAGATACGCACCCCGGGAGCGACCTCCCTAGAGGCCGCCTTCCAAGGCACACTGAACGGGTTGGAAATCATGATTCCTTCCGGAAATATCGGCTCCACGGGACGCATGAAAGTACGAGGAACCTCAACGATTATCGGTAACCCGGAACCACTGATCGTGGTGGACGGAATCATCCGGGAAAACATCTGGCCTTTTGACCGGAATACGCTTTACGACCTGTTGAACGAGAACGATCTCAGCAACTCGGCACGTTCCAGCATCATGGGCAACAACTTGTCGGGAATAAACGTGGACGACATTGCCAGCATCACGCTGTTAAAGGATGTTTCCGCCACGGCCATTTACGGGATCAGGGCCTCCAACGGGGTAATCGTTATCACGACTAAACAAGGGCGTTCCGATCAGCCAAGCGTGAGATTCCGAAGTGACATCACGTTCAGCCCTATACCCACCTATCGCAACGCCAAGGTGATGAACTCAGCACAACGGGTCAAATTATCGAAAGAAATGATTGAAGCGGGAATCCCGTTACCCAGCTTTCCGGATGGAATCGGGTACGAGGCCGCTTACATGAAAATGATCAACAAAGAGATTTCCCACGCTGAATTTAACGAGGAAGTTACCCGGCTGGAGAAAACAAATACCGACTGGTTCAAGGCACTGGGTAGAACCGCCATCAGCCAGAATTACCACGTCAGTTTCAACTCGGGAAAGGACGGGATGGCTTACTATTCCTCTTTCGGGTATAGGAAGGAAAACAGCGCGTACATCGGGAATGACCGGGAGACTTTTACCGGAATGCTGAATTTCAATTACAACTCGTCACCGAAATTCAAAATCGCAGTGAACCTTTCCGGGTATCACATCGCGACTTCCGGTTATTACACGGGAATTAACCCGGAGCAATATGCCCTGACGACCAGTCGCACGGTTACCAGCGATCAGTTTTACACGAAGGGTAAGGCAACTTCACTGTCATACCGAAAAAACGGGATATATCAATTCGTCAGAAACAGTGTCCATTTCAATATGCTGCACGAATTACAACACACGGGTAACGATAACAAAACTTCGGAAGTCAACGTGAACGCACAATTCACTTGGAATCTCCTCCCCTACCTGAATATAACGGTTACACCCGCGTACTCACAAGGAACGAACGACAGCCAGTTGTGGGCAGACGCACAATCATGGAACGTCGCCTTACTCCGGGGATGCGACTATAATGCCACGCTTCCCGAAGAGGTTCAGAATCTCATGGAATACATCAGCCCGCTCCCGACAGGAGGTATCCTTGACTATACACGACACACCCGTCGTTCCCTCACGGTGAAGGGACAAATCAACTTCCGGAAAACGTGGGGAGAAGGGACTTTCCATTCGATAACCGCGACACTCGGTATCGAAACCCGGAAAAATAAATATGACGGGAAACAAGGAATTGAATGGGGATACGTGAGAGGGAAAAGGAGTACACTATTACAAGATTACCGTTCCCCGGCAGACAAGTTTCAACAGGTGAAGGAACAATTCCCCGGAATTGAACTTGTCGAATCATCCGACACGCCCGAAACGGAACATGACATGACACTCGTTGACCGGGTGGAAAACACGTTCTCCGAGTACGGCACAATCGGTTACACGTACGACAGCCGCTACACGGTGTGCATCAACGTCAGAAACGACGCGTCCAACCGTTTCGGCAAACACACGAACAATCGTTTCTACCCCGTCTGGTCCACCGGAGCGCGCTGGGATATGCACCAAGAGAAGTGGTTCCCCACCAAACCGTGGTTGAACGCAAGCACGTTGCGGGTTTCTTACGGGAAACAGGGAAATGTAGTTTCCAACGTGTCACCGAAAGCACTTGTCAGCCACGTGCCGAGTGATCCGATCACGGACGAGAGTTACCTGCAACTGGAACAACTTCCCAATCCCGATTTGAAATGGGAGAAGACATTATCTTGGAATGTCGGGATTGACCTATCGCTATTCCAAAATAGCATGGAAGTTTCATTCGATTATTACAAGAAAGAGACCTCGGACATCGTGGTGGAAAAAGAGATCCCGATTGAAAACGGGTTCCGCAAAATGTACATCAACAGCGGTGCCATTGATAGCGAGGGATATGAATTACAGGTCAAGTTATCGCCACTCTCCACACGTGACTGGAGCTGGACGGTTAATTTCACGGCAGCCTATATGAAAGATATTTTAAAAAGGAGTTACACGGATGAGCCTGCCCTAGAGCGCTTCACGAACGGGAACGCCGCGCTGGACGGGTTTCCGGTATCGGGATTTTGGTCGATTCCCTTCATCGGGCTATCGCCTAAAAACGGGGCCCCGCTATTTGCCGTCATGGATCAAGTCGGGGGAGAAATGCAAAAGGTGTCCGGTTCTTTGCTCGATTACCTCGTGTACAGCGGGGACAGTGAACCCCGTGTTTCGGGAGGGATCAGCACGACCGTACGTTATAAACGTTTCACGCTAAATGCCGTATTCAATTATCAATTGGGACACTACAAGCGTCTTAATCCATTTATCACAAGTTCCAATAATGGCATGTTGTCCATTCCGGGAGCTGACGTAAACGCATCCACAGAATTACTGAATCGTTGGCAACAACCGGGAGACGAGACACGCACCCGTATTCCCGCCCTATCCACACGGGATGAAGACGTGTCCCAGTATTTACCGGATAACTCGCTGAGCTTGGGAAATTATAACACCGTGTACCGCTATTCATTATATAACCGGAGTACGGAGCGGGTAGTATCCGCCAGTCATTTGCGATGTAACCGGATCTCGTTAAATTACCAAACGAAGATCCCCCGCGTCGCAGAAATAAACTTGGGTATAACGGTAACTAACCCGTTTATCATCAAGAATCACCGTCTGGGAGATCAAGATCCTGAAGTGATGAGTATGAATGCCGATTCGTACACCCCGACAATGAAACGACAACAAAATTATTCGATCAGTGCAGAATTTATTTTTTAA